Proteins encoded in a region of the Xylocopa sonorina isolate GNS202 chromosome 1, iyXylSono1_principal, whole genome shotgun sequence genome:
- the LOC143433160 gene encoding uncharacterized protein LOC143433160, translating into MRSPGGVPVRFVYVLLCALVLSTRNSVASSDSNSTKVVTEEEDDDSLPEITLEEFKERYRRLIPYMTFYVANNYVGGQTPLPETAAAKEVQSSPLVRKVPQLFTRVNTVPRRGGNYRTNAQNQEKKFVPSVQYDPRNVGADSDYFTPVRYSSKVNYDEHPVPYQPYQEQKVTYPEIATGYSQVVHKENRYYTNVRPLRPYATNGRDHLLRQQPAKPIHGNIRDDYLIDYNARPLNHPVKDYQGHRQVPPPVYPNVLEPVPEGKQPPVFPQLPRNPNVNLQQIMESYHLSERLPETLNKDNIDYSLKTLVEILNILHNTKKEEFPQIQEPPLAPLTVIPPPPRMPQKSYRPRPQTRPKVITETRFQATPNPLYLTDDPERYKVTPYEEGTKSRLSPQASYNTNSLTNKVVEYYVPVVQEIPTKGKEPFLPTIRPNANEGPTDHSYAITEDLSDDVLQQERFTLAPLTTERPVYSYTEPNKISSPKQTVPKTSLKYGATQGKANVDYPAYSTIPRTKFSCKEQRYKGFFGDPDTGCQVWHYCDLNGGKSSFLCPNGTIFSQVALTCDWWFNVKCETTTQLYVLNERLYKYILPIMPKFPEDFTGPEVDRYLELKFKEMEAKLKEKKLKKQQEEKEKEKKEKEKEKLKNKQQTQQENE; encoded by the exons TGTTGTCCACCAGGAACAGCGTAGCATCCTCCGACTCGAACTCGACGAAAGTCGTAACGGAGGAAGAGGATGACGATTCGTTGCCAGAGATCACATTAGAGGAATTCAAAGAGAGGTACAGAAGACTGATACCCTACATGACATTCTACGTGGCCAACAATTACGTGGGTGGACAGACGCCGCTACCTGAGACTGCTGCCGCGAAAGAGGTTCAAAGCAGTCCTCTCGTAAGGAAAGTCCCGCAACTGTTCACGAGGGTTAATACCGTGCCACGAAGAGGGGGCAATTATCGCACGAATGCGCAAAATCAAGAGAAGAAATTCGTACCATCCGTGCAATACGACCCCAGGAACGTGGGAGCCGACAGTGACTACTTCACACCTGTAAGATACAGTTCCAAAGTCAACTACGACGAGCACCCGGTTCCCTACCAGCCGTACCAGGAGCAAAAGGTGACGTATCCCGAGATTGCAACGGGGTATAGCCAGGTCGTGCATAAGGAAAACAGGTACTACACCAACGTGAGACCATTACGACCTTATGCGACAAATGGCAGGGATCACCTGCTTAGACAGCAGCCAGCTAAACCGATTCACGGTAACATTCGAGATGACTACTTGATAGATTATAATGCCAGGCCCCTGAATCACCCTGTTAAGGATTACCAAGGGCATCGACAAGTTCCACCACCAGTTTACCCTAATGTCTTAGAACCTGTTCCAGAGGGAAAGCAACCCCCTGTGTTCCCTCAACTACCTCGAAATCCGAACGTGAACTTACAACAGATAATGGAAAGCTACCATCTTAGCGAACGCTTGCCGGAAACACTGAACAAGGATAACATAGACTACAGTCTAAAGACACTTGTGGAGATACTGAACATTCTTCACAATACGAAGAAGGAAGAATTTCCGCAGATTCAAGAACCTCCCTTAGCACCTTTGACGGTGATACCCCCGCCACCCAGGATGCCGCAGAAGAGCTACAGACCCCGACCACAGACGAGGCCTAAAGTAATAACCGAGACGCGATTCCAGGCCACTCCAAACCCGTTATATCTGACCGATGATCCTgaacgttacaaagtaacgcCGTACGAGGAAGGAACGAAGTCTCGACTATCACCCCAAGCGAGTTACAATACGAATAGCTTAACTAATAAGGTGGTGGAGTATTACGTACCTGTGGTGCAAGAAATCCCAACGAAGGGCAAAGAACCATTCCTACCAACGATTAGACCGAACGCCAACGAAGGTCCAACTGATCATTCCTATGCGATTACGGAGGATCTTAGCGACGATGTGTTGCAACAGGAACGATTCACTTTGGCACCGCTTACCACGGAGAGGCCGGTTTATAGTTACACTGAACCCAACAAGATTTCATCCCCCAAACAAACTGTCCCAAAAACATCACTGAAATATGGTGCCACTCAGGGAAAAGCTAACGTCGATTATCCAGCCTATTCCACTATACCTCGTACGAAGTTCAGTTGCAAGGAACAACGATACAAGGGATTCTTTGGTGATCCGGATACTGGCTGCCAG GTATGGCACTATTGCGATCTCAACGGTGGCAAATCGTCGTTTTTGTGCCCGAATGGCACCATATTCAGTCAAGTTGCATTAACGTGCGATTGGTGGTTCAACGTGAAGTGCGAAACAACGACTCAATTGTACGTCTTGAACGAACGACTCTACAAGTACATTCTACCAATAATGCCAAAGTTCCCGGAAGATTTCACCGGTCCGGAAGTGGATCGGTACTTGGAGCTCAAGTTTAAAGAGATGGAGGCGAAATTGAAGGAGAAGAAATTGAAGAAACAAcaggaagaaaaagagaaagagaagaaggagaaggagaaagagaagCTCAAGAATAAGCAACAAACTCAACAAGAGAATGAATAA